DNA from Daucus carota subsp. sativus chromosome 1, DH1 v3.0, whole genome shotgun sequence:
aatcacCGGTATATTTAACTCAGTCGAAGAACATGTGGCCGCCACCTCAGTACCGGAAAAATGACGTGGAATCAGGAACTAACCGCCAACTCTATCCCTCAATGCTGGAATCTCCTCAGCTCCGCTGGTCATTCATTCGTAAAGTCTACTCCATCGTCGCTCTTCAGTTGCTTCTCACCGTCGCCGTCGGCGCCGTCGTCGTCTCCGTTCATCAAATCTCTCATTTCATCGTTTCTACTCGCGGCGGCCTTGCTGTTTACATCCTTCTCGTCATCGCTCCTCTTATTCGTACGCTTTTTTAATCTTCTCTGACCTAAATTTATACAATTACTTAAAACACGAGAACCTGAGAACAATTGTTTTGCACTTTATAAATAGTATGTGTAATTAGGTGTTTTTACTGACATAACTAATTATTTGTTCGGCTTTTTTGTTTATGTGTGTAGTGATGTGTCCGTTGTACTACTATCAGCAGAAGCATCCACTGAATCTTGTACTACTCGGATTGTTTACGATTTCACTTGCGTTTCTGATCGGTTTGTCTTGTGCTTTTTCCAACGGTATGTTCACGCTTTCTTCGCGATCACTGCATTGTTGAATTTTGCTTTGAATCATATATAC
Protein-coding regions in this window:
- the LOC108196559 gene encoding protein LIFEGUARD 4, with amino-acid sequence MWPPPQYRKNDVESGTNRQLYPSMLESPQLRWSFIRKVYSIVALQLLLTVAVGAVVVSVHQISHFIVSTRGGLAVYILLVIAPLILMCPLYYYQQKHPLNLVLLGLFTISLAFLIGLSCAFSNGKVVLEAVILTAVVVVSLTLYTFLAAKRGYDFNFLGPFLFGAVLVLLVFALIQILFPMGRVSHMIYGCLAAVIFCGYIVYDTDNLIKRYTYDDYIWAAVSLYLDIINLFLALLTVFRAADA